The Gallus gallus isolate bGalGal1 chromosome 3, bGalGal1.mat.broiler.GRCg7b, whole genome shotgun sequence genome window below encodes:
- the GPR63 gene encoding probable G-protein coupled receptor 63: MVFSAMLTPTNSGTSNATFILYENAYMNFTTAQVLLRSGTTQPLRYSSGAVLTTERSTFLVNTTAVLPSQEAFRSLSLPLQIILSAAMIFIMLVSFLGNFVVCLMVYQKAAMRSAINILLASLAFADMLLAVLNMPFALITIITTHWIFGDIFCRVSAMFFWLFVIEGVAILLIISIDRFLIIVQRQDKLTPYRAKILIVVSWAASFVVAFPLSVGNPNLQIPSRAPQCVFGYSTSPGYQVYVIIILLISFFIPFLVMLYSFMGILNTVRHNAVRIHSHPDSICLSQASKLGLMSLQRPFQMNIDMSFKTRAFTTILILFLVFIVCWAPFTTYSLIATFNSHFYYKHNFFEISTWLLWLCYLKSALNPLIYYWRIKKFHDACLDLMPKYFKFLPQLPGHTRRRIRPSAIYVCGEHRSVV, from the coding sequence ATGGTTTTCTCAGCAATGTTGACACCAACCAATTCTGGGACCTCAAATGCTACTTTTATTCTTTATGAAAATGCCTACATGAATTTTACCACTGCCCAGGTCTTACTTCGTAGTGGCACAACACAGCCACTGAGATATAGTTCAGGTGCTGTGCTCACCACTGAGAGAAGTACTTTTCTGGTAAACACTACAGCTGTCCTGCCATCACAAGAAGCTTTCAGGAGCTTGAGTTTGCCACTCCAGATCATACTTTCTGCTGCTATGATATTTATCATGTTGGTTTCTTTCCTTGGAAACTTCGTTGTATGCCTCATGGTCTACCAGAAGGCAGCTATGCGATCTGCAATTAACATTCTCTTAGCAAGCCTGGCTTTTGCAGAcatgctgctggcagtgctgaacATGCCTTTTGCTCTCATAACAATCATTACCACTCATTGGATTTTTGGGGATATCTTCTGCAGAGTCTCTGCCatgtttttttggctttttgtcATAGAGGGGGTAGCAATTCTTCTTATCATTAGCATTGACCGATTTCTTATTATAGTTCAGAGGCAGGATAAACTGACACCTTACCGGGCAAAGATTCTCATTGTGGTTTCCTGGGCAGCATcctttgttgttgcttttccatTATCAGTAGGGAATCCTAATCTGCAGATACCCTCGAGAGCACCTCAGTGTGTTTTTGGCTACTCTACTAGCCCAGGCTACCAAGTGTATGTGATAATTATAttgctaatttctttttttattcccttcctGGTAATGCTGTATTCTTTTATGGGCATACTCAACACCGTCCGCCACAATGCAGTTCGTATCCATAGCCACCCTGACAGCATATGCCTCAGCCAGGCCAGCAAACTTGGTCTCATGAGCTTACAGAGACCTTTTCAGATGAACATTGATATGAGCTTTAAAACTCGTGCCTTCACAACCATCTTGATTTTGTTCCTTGTCTTCATAGTGTGTTGGGCACCCTTCACCACTTACAGCCTTATTGCCACATTCAACAGCCACTTCTACTACAAGCACAACTTTTTTGAGATAAGCACTTGGCTCCTCTGGCTCTGCTACCTCAAGTCTGCACTGAACCCACTGATTTACTACTGGAGGATTAAGAAGTTTCATGATGCATGCTTAGACTTGATGCCTAAATACTTCAAGTTTTTGCCGCAGCTACCTGGCCATACAAGGCGGCGCATCCGACCCAGTGCCATCTATGTGTGTGGAGAACATCGGTCAGTAGTGTAA